The DNA sequence GAGGAACAAAACCTGCTAATTTATTAAGATTTATCTTTGATTGCCTATAAGTAGCTTTTGCATGACTAAATTCTTTAAATCCATCGAAACCATGATAAGAACCCATGCCGCTTGGACCAACACCTCCAAAAGGTAAATCTTCCATGGTTATATGTGATATGACATCATTTAATGTAACTCCGCCTGAGGTGGTAGAATTTATAACCAAATTCTGTTCAGAATTGTCATCACCGAAATAATATAAACCTAATGGCCGATCTTTAGAATTAACATAAGAAATGGCCTCTGAAACGTTATCGTAAGTTTTAACGGGTAAAATAGGACCAAATATTTCCTCTTGCATTATAGACATATCATCAGTTGGATTTAAAACTAAAGTAGGAGGTATCTTGTAATGAGCTTGTTGACTAAAATCTTCATCTCCCGGATTGATCTCTACAATGTCTGCTCCTTTTTCTTTTGCATCTTCTACATGTTTCAGGATCCTGTCATAATGTTTTTCATTTATGACTGAAGTATAGTCATTATTATCTTTAAGAGTTGGATACATTTTTGTGACAACATTAACGCTTTCCTCTACAAATTGATCTAAATCATCTTTAGCAATTAGTGCATAATCAGGTGCTAAACATATTTGCCCTGCATTCATTGCTTTACCTTGCATAACTCTTTGGGCAACTTCTGGTATATCAGTACCCTTGCCAATAATAACCGGGGACTTTCCACCAAGTTCAAGAGTCAATGGAACAAGATTTTCTGAAGCTGCTCTCATAACATGCTTAGCTATTTCCGTGCCGCCCGTAAATAACAAATGATCAAATGGCAGTGCGCTAAAACTTGCTCCAACGCTAGGATCTCCTGTAAATACAGAAATTTCTGTTTCGTCGAAATACTTATTGAACATTATTTTAGTTAATTCAGATGATGCCGGGGTGTACTCAGAAGGCTTGAGCATTATTCTATTTCCAGCAGCAATTGCTCCTGCCATAGGTGCAATTGCTAGTTGAAAAGGAAAATTCCATGGACTTATAATACCCACTACACCTTTTGGTTGATATTTAATCCAAGCTTTTGCTCCCAAAAGTCTTAAAAGAGATCCTAGTGGGGCAATAGCAGCTTTCCTAGATTCAACTTTCATCCATTTCTTTAAATTCTTTTTAGCATGTTTAATAGGGCCAACAACGGTCTCGATCTCTGTTATTGAGGACATCACCGGATCTCTATTACCAAAATCTTCTTGAAGAACTTTTATAATTTCATCTTTATGTTCCTGCACCATTGCTGTGCAGCGATCTAATCTGTCTGTTCTTAATTTATAGTCAGGTGCCCCTTCTTCTATATTCAATTTTTTTTGGGCCTCTAAAACCCTAATCATTTCACTCATTATCTATACCTTTAATTATTTTAGACAGATCTCTTTGCTTTGTCCTTTTCGTTAGTTGCCTTGATATTTCCTTTAATAGCTTCCCAATCTTCATCTTTTAATGAAGATAGATGAGAAAAAGTTCCCCCTGTTAGATATTGGCCACCATCTATAGCAATAGTTTGGCCTGTTAGATAATCACACCCATCAGACATTAAAAATGTTGCTAAATTACCTAGTTCTTCCATTTCTCCAACTCGATCCATAGGATTACCTGGAAGAGAATTATTTGTTTCACCTAAACCCGAATTCCCATCACCGGTATCAGGAGATAACCTGGCCCATGCTCCTTCCGTAGGAAATGGTCCAGGAGCTATAGCATTAACTCTTATACCTCTTGATCCCCACTCTACAGCTAATGATTTAGTCATGCCATGAACAGCTGTTTTAGACATAGTGGAAGGAGTAACATATGCAGAGCCTGTCCAGACCCAAGTTGCTAAAATAGATATGATGCTCCCTGGCCTGTTTAGCTCTAACCATCTTTTACCGACAGAATGTGTGACATAGAAGGTTCCATGAAAAACAATGCTTGCTATAGCATCAAAACCTCTATGTGAGAGGTCTTCTGTTCTACTTATAAAATTACCGGCTGCATTATTAATTAAACCATCGAGCGGAGCCTCTTCGAAGATATTATTTATTACATCATCTACATCTTGAGCCCCACGAATATCTAAACCATAGAATTTAACAATTCCACCGGTCTCTTCCATAAGTTCTTTTGAAGTATTCTCTAAAATCTCTTCTCTTCTGCCACATATAATTACTTCGGCTCCGTATTTTAGTAAGTAACGTGCCATCTCCTTACCTAGGCCTGTTCCTCCTCCTGTTATAAGTATTCTTTTTCCTTTTAATAAATTATCTTTATACATATTTTTTTAATCCTTAAATATTAACCTAAATGAACCCCTCCATCTAAAGGTATTGTTGCACCTGTAATATATGAACTTGCTTTTGAAGCCATAAATAATGAAGTAGCCATCATATCATCTTCTGTTCCATGCCTTCCAATTGGAGTACCCTGACCTGCCCTATCTAGGAAAGAAACTCCATCACCGGTATCAAACTCCGTCATTTTACTTGGAAAAGGACCTGGTGAAATAGTATTGATATTTATATTGTCTTTAGCAAATTCCTTAGCAAGCACTCTAGTTAAATGATGGATAGCAGCTTTACTTGCATTGTATGCATAAGCTCCAAGAGATGAACCTAAAACTGCAGCAGGAGAACCTATATTTATTATTCTAGAAGGATCCTCCTTTGAGCCAGAAATCTTTAGAAGAGGATGAAGTTCTTTTATCAAATGAAAAGGTGAGCCTACATTAACTTTCATAACCATATCCCACTTATCTATTGGATAATCCTTTAACGTTGAACCCCAAGTCTTTCCAGCATTATTTACGAGTATGTCTAACTTATCTTCTTTTAATTTAAAGCTTTCAGCGAGACTAATAACCCCTTCTTGATTTGATAAATCTGTAGGTATGGATTCACAAGTACCATCTTTCGATAATTCTTTAGCAATAGATTCACAAACTTCTCCGTCTCTAGAAGAGATATATACTTTTGCTCCAGACTTGACAAAAGCCTTAGCTATCATTAAACCCACCCCTCTGCTGCCACCAGTTACAATAGCAACCTTGCCTTTTACTGAAAAAATATTATCCATATTATTTTAAAAAAGTTTTATTCTAGCACTTATTTAGAAGGAGTATAAAAACAAGGTGTATTTGTTCTGACTAATTTATTAAATAACTTTTATCTCTAATCCACTTATGTCTTTTATTAAATAGAATATATATAAAGGCTATTAACATAAGAAAACTAGAAAGAAAATAAGGATAAGAACTATTAACAGAGTACAAGGGCATACTTAAAAAAGGAGAAAGAATATGTCCCAGTGGTATCACCATAGACATAAAGCCATTGGCTAATCCTTGCTTTCCTTGCCCTACAGAAATAGATAGAGAAGAAGACAAACCAGGTCCTAGCATCCCTGCTCCTAGACCATAAATAGATAATGCCAAGTAAATAGAAAATAAACTTTCAGAATAAGCAATTAACAATAAACCACCTGAAATTAGTATAGACCCAGTTCTAATTAGATAACCAGGTTGAACCTTAAATCTATCAGCGATTAAAAGTTGTCCAAATAGGTAACCTGCGCCCATAATCATAAAACCTAAGCTGGAGTAGAAAATGAAATCTCCTGAATTTTGGTAGATAACATCCTGAAAATAAAAAGATGAAGTTTGTACCAAAGTAGCATTAGCTATGCCATACATTCCAGCAATTAAAATAAATGGAAAAACTTTTTTATCAAAGAAAGAAATATTGGAAATTGATTCTGAGAAATGGTTAGTTTTCTTGATATCAGGAAGGAAAAAAATTAAAGAGCCAGCTAAAATAGCTAAAAGAGAAAATAAATAGAAAGGCAAGTTATAGCTAATAAGAAGCAGGAATCCAGCTATGCCCGGACCTATTATTCTGCCCGCTGAAAACCCTGAATCAAATCTTGCAAATGCTCTACTTCTTTCTTCTATAGAGGTTATATCAGCAATCCAACCTCCGCAGGCTGGCCTAGTAGCACTGCCAAATAAACCGTTGATAGTCCTTGATAAAATGAGCAACATAAATAGTAACAATCCAGAAATATATCCTGAATTTCCTAAAGATATACATACACTAAAAAGGCATAGAGATATAGCAAATCCAAATAAGCCAATTAATACAACTCTTTTTCTTCCAACAGAATCACTTAGATTGCCCCAATAGGGACTAAAGATCATCCAGGCAATAGCGGAAGATGAAAAAATTAAACCTATTTGTATTTCGCTTAAGCCTAGATCTCTTGCAGCCGGCGGAACAGTAATAAAGATGATAGATTGACCAGCACCTACACAAAGTAGAGCCAATGCAAGAATCCAAATAGTTTTGGGTAAAGAATCTTTATTACTCATATACTAGATATAAACAATTAATTTTCTTATCTCTTAAATTGATTAATATAAATTCAAAAAAATAATTTATTGCATGAGCCCATTCATCTTCATATTTTTGACCACTTTCTAATCTATTAAATAAATTACAATTACTTAGGGAAAAAATTAAACTATTATCTACATCTAAGTATTTTAATAACGATCTAACCTTATCGGTTTTTTCTTCTCTAATTAAAGGAGTATCTTTTTTTACTTGCTTTAGTGCTCTAAAAAAAACTTCCTGAAAAAATTCCTTTTTAAGTTCATTAAAATTAACTGGGTCAATATTTTTTATAAGAAATGGGCCATGATAACCATTACTGGAGCTAGTAAAGTGATCAAACATTACTTCCTGATAATATGAAGAGTTTATTAAGAATTGAAATAATACAAGTGCATTAATATCACCTACAAAGTCTTGAATATTTAAAGAAATTAGCCTTAATTTTCCAAGATCATGAAGTCTAAGATTAAAACGATATTCTTCAGAAAAAAGATATGGAGATTGTAGATTTAATACAGAATTATCTTTATCAGTCACCAATCTTCCTTATGCCTACTAACTTCCTTATTTCTTGAATCAAGGGCTCACTAACTTGTATGGCTTTTTCTGCTCCAGAAGTTAAAGCTCCTTCTAAATACTGTTTGTCATCTATTAATTTATTGTACTCTTTTCTATAGTTGGACAAATTATCATCCAGAAGTTGAAACAATAATTCTTTTGCTTCGCCCCAAGAAATCCCGTTTTCATACTGCTTACTAAGATTATTAAGATCTTCCTTTGAGGAGAAGTGAGAATAAAGATTAAATATTGTACAGCTTTTAGGGTCTTTAGGCTCCCCTGGTTTTAAAGAATTAGTTTTGATTTTCATGACTTTTTTTCTTAACGTATTTGAGTCTAAAAAAATAGAAATTTCATTCCCATAACTCTTGCTCATTTTCTGACCATCCAATCCCAGTAAAATACCTTTATTTTTTTGAATCCTTGCCTCGGGCAGATTAAAAATTTTTTGGTAATGATGATTAAATTTTGTAGCAACATCTCTAGCAATTTCAACATGCTGAATTTGATCTTGACCTACTGGAATTATATTTGCATTAAACATTAAAATATCAGAAGCCATTAAAATTGGATAATTGAATAAACCCATATTAATATTTTTATCGGGATACTTCTGATTATTCTTATCAACCGCCGCTTTATATGCATGAGCTCTGTTAAGTAGGCCTTTCTCAGTAACACAACTTAGAATCCAATTAAGCTCCATAATATGTGGAATATCAGATTGACGGTAAAAAGTAGTCTTCTTCAAATCTAGACCGCATGCCAGCCAACATGCTGCCATTTCTATTGATGAATGATGAGTCGTGATAGGGTCTTGCGACTTAATTAATGAATGATAATCAGCTAAGAATAAAAAGGAATCTACATCCTTATTATTGCTTTCATTTATGGCGGGAAGTATAGCGCCACAAAGATTTCCAATGTGAGGCCTGCCGCTAGTAGTTATGCCTGTTAGAACTCTTAATCTTGCCATTAAAATATACCTGTTTTCTATATTACAAAAAAACCTTGAAAGAATAGAAGTTTACCTTATGATTCACAAGATTATTTTTTAAATTGGATTATGTCACTACTTATCACATTAACTCCAGACTTAGTTTTAAATAAAAGTCTGTCACATTATGTTAATTTGTTAAAAAAAGAAACTTCTAAAGCTGCAAATTTGTTTTGGTATAAAAGTTCAGATTACTTGGTAACATTAAATTTCGTTGCACATATTGAACCGGAACAATCTCAAGAATTAATAACTATCCTTAATGATAAATTACCTGGAATTGGAAAAATTAGCTTAAATATAAATCACATTAATTACTTCCCCAATGAAAAAGGAAGAACATTAGTAGCTTATTTAGATTCTTCAACAAAACTTAAATCTTTGCATCATACTGTATCTCAATCCTTAGGAATTGTAGGATTTGACAATGATTTAAGGAACTATAGGCCTCATATAAGCCTTGTAGGCTTTAAGAAAGATGAAGATAAATTAAATGAATTACCAGAGTATGAATATTCAAATAAAATAATTTATGAATCTATAGATGTATTTAAAGTCTCTTTTGAAGGAAAACAAAGAATTATCGAAAGAATAGAAAGAATTAACTTACAAAATTAAGTTAACCAGTATTGAGCGAAGTAGAAGGGATCTGCGTTGGCAAACGCTTTATCAACTATAACCTAAATAGTTGATAGGTGGCTGACTTTCGTCGATCTTGTCACCCTTCTTCTTCTGTCCATATCCTACCTAATTCGGGTCTCGAGTTCCGATTTATTTCAGAAATAGCTTAAGAATTATCTTAACAATATTCACGCTAAATGCAAGAAGCGATACAATTATCAGTGTTTAAAATTACAAATTAACTTGGTAATTAGAAATTAAATTTTATAGATTAAAATTATCAATATAATCTATTGATTCTTCAGGTGAATTGGCTATGCAAAGTCTTTTTAGGGCACCTTCTGGCAGAAAACCAGATTTTATAGTTTGAATTATAAAATTGTATAATGGTTCATAATATTTAGATATATTGAGTAATACTATGGGCTTAGAGTGAATGCCTAGATGATTCCAAGTTAATGACTCAAAAAGCTCATCTAAAGTCCCCACTCCGCCAGGTAAACAAATAATTCCATCAGAGACATTAAACATAATTTCTTTCCTTTGGTGCATAGAATCAACAATAATTAGTTCACTTAAGTTTTTATGACCTACTTCAATTTCTTCTAATTGTTTAGTAATTACTCCTGTCACTAGACCGTCATAAGCTAATACTGAGTCTGCTATAATCCCCATAAGGCCTTTTCTTCCGCCGCCATAGACTAATTTTTTTTTAGACGTTGCTATTATTTTTCCTAATTCTTCGGCATTTTTTGCAAAGGCTAATTCGGAGCCTAAGTTTGATCCTGCAAAAACACATATATTTTTCATATTGTTCATTTCACGGTAATTATTCTTTAATTTATAGTAATATCATAGTCTGAAAGATATAAAATGCTTCAAAAATTAACAATCGATATAGTTTCCGATATAGTCTGTCCATGGTGCGTAGTAGGCTATAAGAATTTAAAAGTAGCGCAAAGATTTCTAAAAAAAGAAATCACTTTGGAAATTAACTGGAGGCCCTACCAGCTACATCCTGAAATTCCACCAGAAGGAATTGATAAGAAATTATTCTTTAAAAATAAAAATCATTTTAACTCTCCACCTAGAGACAATAGTAAGCATTTAATAAAAGAAGGCCTGAACCATGGTTTTATCTTTAATTTTAAGAAACCTAAATTAGTACCAAATACGTTGCAATCTCATAGATTAATAGAGTTAACTAAAGATTTAGAACTAAAAAGTAATTTAGCTGAGTCTTTATTTACTCATCATTTTACTCATGGCACCAATATTAGCTCAAAGGAAGAGCTATTTAAGATAGCCAAAGAAATAGGCATAGAACAGAGTCTATTAGATAAGTTTATGAATACTGATGATGGGCTGGAAACAGTAATCAAAGAAGAAAGGTCTTATAGAGAAAGAGATATTAGCGGTGTTCCTACTTTCATAATCAATGATCAATACCTATTGCAAGGAGCGCAACATCATGAAACTGTTTTATCCTTTTTGAGGCGTATAAAAATCAAAGTAGAAAACAAAAATCGTGAGTTTAATTAGTGTAAGGCTGTCCTGGTTGGTGATGATAAACGACGAAGTATTTTATAGGGCCAATTGACTTACCGCTGTGAATTTTATTCTTCGGCTCTAACCAAGAATCTCCTGCTTTATATAAAGTTTTTTCCCCCTCTATATCTACTTCTACTTGACCAGATATAAGATAAACAGTGCCTAAATAGGGATGAGTATGTTGAGGAATAAGCACTCCTCCATCCGACTCTTTGAACTGTATAGTCATATTTAATTCATCTGTTAGGCTTACTTCCTGACTGAAAAGCGTATTAATAGAAGTATCTGCAAAAGATAACAAAGGACATATAGTGAATAACAAGAAATTTTTTTTCATAATTTTATTTAAATAGAACAACAATGCTACTAAATTAGAACAATATATTTAGAATATAGAAAATCTTAATAAAGATTAAAGATGAATGACACAATTATTAAATAAAAAATTATTAGATGCTGCATTAATAAATAAGAAATTTTTTCCTTTTATTCATGTAAATAATATTTTTCTGCATATGGAGCGGTCAAAAGACCTATTAAAAGATTTTCCAAACATTAATCAAGGGGGAAGTTTTAATCTTTCATCTGATAATAAAAATAGTCTACATGCTCTAGTAGAAGATTTCGAGAGTGATGAAATAAAAAAAATATTAGAAAAAAAGTTTTCTATTAACCTTAATGATTCAATAGTAGTGCCTACATTAAGAGGTTATTCTAGAAGTAAAGATGGAAATATTCATTCAGATTCAAAGTCTAAAATACTAACTATTTTGATATATTTGAATAAAACTTGGGATCATAAAAATGGCTTATTAAGACTACTAAAGTCCAGAGATAATCTAGATGACTATATTATTGAGATCCCTGCTTATTTAGGGAATATGGTCATTTTTAAAGTAACTAATAATTGTTGGCATGGATATAAAAGTTTTGAAGGTAAACGAAGGTCTATCCAAATAAATTATGTTCGCAAGAGTTCGCAAAGAGTTCATCTATTAAGACATTCTATAAGTTCTTTTTTTAAAAAACTTAAGTCATGAAAGTTCTGTTAATTAAGCTATCTTCTATGGGTGATTTAATGCATGCATTTCCTGCGATCAGCGAAGCTTCTAGCCACTACCCAGATATACAGTTTGACTGGGTAGTAGATACCAATTTTGGCGAAGTACCGTCTTGGCACCCCAATGTTAGAAATATTCTAATTAGTAATCATAGAAATTGGAAAAAACAGCTTTTTAGCATATCTTCCCTAAAGGAGCTTAAGATTCTAAAAAATGAAATAAATGCTGAAGCATATGATTTTGTTATTGATATGCAAAATAATATTAAAAGTGCTTTCATCTCATACCTTTATAAAGGTGAGGTTTTTGGCATGGATAAAAATAGTGTAAGAGAATACCCTGCTCATTGGGCTTATAGCAAGTCAACTTCAATATCAAAAGAATTGCATGCAATACAAAGACAAAATATCTTAATGTCCAGAGCTCTTGAGTATAAACCCAATAAAGAAAATTTTAATTATGGCGTTGATAAAACAAAATTTACTAAGCCAAAAATTGAAATCCCTGAAGAATTTGTCGTGATAGTTCAAAATGCTAGTTGGCATACTAAATTATGGTCTAAAGATAACTGGAGAGATTTAATTCTATATATAGAGAAATTAGGTTTTAGGTCACTTTTACCTTCCGGAAATCTACAAGAATTAGACAGAGCTACAGAGATCACCAGAAAAACAAATGCCATAGCTCTTGATCTAATGTCGTTGAATGAAATTAGTTATATAATTAATGAAGCAAAATTTTGCGTATGTTCTGACACAGGATTAGCCCACCTATCAGCATTAGTTGGCACTCCATCAATCACTCTATATGGGCCAACAAATAAAGATTTAATAGGTACTATGGGAGCAAATCAATATCACGTAGTTGGTGAAAACAAAAAAATGGAAAATATCTTATTGAAAGATATTATTAAAAAAATAGATCTACTAGGATTAGCCAATCTTTAGATTAATTTAAAGTATCCATAAGAAGGATCATCCTTATTAGTTCCACCTATTGCTCCTCCCGATCTCAAACTATCTACTAACTCCCCCGAAGGAATGGCAGATTCTAAAGCATAGTCTGCTATCACTTTTCTATACAAAAATTGCCACCCTTTGGTAGTTTTTGTATATTTATCAAGATAGCGACTTCCTGTGCTTAAATTAACATCTTTGCCCATAGAATCTTTCATTATATGAACATTAAGTGTGTATACTTCGCCTTCTGCATAAGAGTTATTATCCGGATCTAGTTCAATGAGATGATTAAAAATCTGATGAGAGGTATGGGTGGTCTGCTTTAAAGCCTCTTTTACCCAAGTAACATAATCTTCCCCTG is a window from the SAR86 cluster bacterium genome containing:
- a CDS encoding cupin domain-containing protein, with protein sequence MKKNFLLFTICPLLSFADTSINTLFSQEVSLTDELNMTIQFKESDGGVLIPQHTHPYLGTVYLISGQVEVDIEGEKTLYKAGDSWLEPKNKIHSGKSIGPIKYFVVYHHQPGQPYTN
- a CDS encoding MFS transporter; translated protein: MSNKDSLPKTIWILALALLCVGAGQSIIFITVPPAARDLGLSEIQIGLIFSSSAIAWMIFSPYWGNLSDSVGRKRVVLIGLFGFAISLCLFSVCISLGNSGYISGLLLFMLLILSRTINGLFGSATRPACGGWIADITSIEERSRAFARFDSGFSAGRIIGPGIAGFLLLISYNLPFYLFSLLAILAGSLIFFLPDIKKTNHFSESISNISFFDKKVFPFILIAGMYGIANATLVQTSSFYFQDVIYQNSGDFIFYSSLGFMIMGAGYLFGQLLIADRFKVQPGYLIRTGSILISGGLLLIAYSESLFSIYLALSIYGLGAGMLGPGLSSSLSISVGQGKQGLANGFMSMVIPLGHILSPFLSMPLYSVNSSYPYFLSSFLMLIAFIYILFNKRHKWIRDKSYLIN
- a CDS encoding DsbA family oxidoreductase, producing the protein MLQKLTIDIVSDIVCPWCVVGYKNLKVAQRFLKKEITLEINWRPYQLHPEIPPEGIDKKLFFKNKNHFNSPPRDNSKHLIKEGLNHGFIFNFKKPKLVPNTLQSHRLIELTKDLELKSNLAESLFTHHFTHGTNISSKEELFKIAKEIGIEQSLLDKFMNTDDGLETVIKEERSYRERDISGVPTFIINDQYLLQGAQHHETVLSFLRRIKIKVENKNREFN
- a CDS encoding SDR family oxidoreductase, with protein sequence MYKDNLLKGKRILITGGGTGLGKEMARYLLKYGAEVIICGRREEILENTSKELMEETGGIVKFYGLDIRGAQDVDDVINNIFEEAPLDGLINNAAGNFISRTEDLSHRGFDAIASIVFHGTFYVTHSVGKRWLELNRPGSIISILATWVWTGSAYVTPSTMSKTAVHGMTKSLAVEWGSRGIRVNAIAPGPFPTEGAWARLSPDTGDGNSGLGETNNSLPGNPMDRVGEMEELGNLATFLMSDGCDYLTGQTIAIDGGQYLTGGTFSHLSSLKDEDWEAIKGNIKATNEKDKAKRSV
- a CDS encoding nuclear transport factor 2 family protein — protein: MTNEGLKSILEIQQLVCKYSRAIDRRDFKLLSQLYSKGSEDHHGGMFKGSGEDYVTWVKEALKQTTHTSHQIFNHLIELDPDNNSYAEGEVYTLNVHIMKDSMGKDVNLSTGSRYLDKYTKTTKGWQFLYRKVIADYALESAIPSGELVDSLRSGGAIGGTNKDDPSYGYFKLI
- a CDS encoding 2OG-Fe(II) oxygenase, coding for MTQLLNKKLLDAALINKKFFPFIHVNNIFLHMERSKDLLKDFPNINQGGSFNLSSDNKNSLHALVEDFESDEIKKILEKKFSINLNDSIVVPTLRGYSRSKDGNIHSDSKSKILTILIYLNKTWDHKNGLLRLLKSRDNLDDYIIEIPAYLGNMVIFKVTNNCWHGYKSFEGKRRSIQINYVRKSSQRVHLLRHSISSFFKKLKS
- a CDS encoding 2'-5' RNA ligase family protein — protein: MSLLITLTPDLVLNKSLSHYVNLLKKETSKAANLFWYKSSDYLVTLNFVAHIEPEQSQELITILNDKLPGIGKISLNINHINYFPNEKGRTLVAYLDSSTKLKSLHHTVSQSLGIVGFDNDLRNYRPHISLVGFKKDEDKLNELPEYEYSNKIIYESIDVFKVSFEGKQRIIERIERINLQN
- a CDS encoding TIGR00730 family Rossman fold protein, translated to MKNICVFAGSNLGSELAFAKNAEELGKIIATSKKKLVYGGGRKGLMGIIADSVLAYDGLVTGVITKQLEEIEVGHKNLSELIIVDSMHQRKEIMFNVSDGIICLPGGVGTLDELFESLTWNHLGIHSKPIVLLNISKYYEPLYNFIIQTIKSGFLPEGALKRLCIANSPEESIDYIDNFNL
- a CDS encoding SDR family oxidoreductase, which encodes MDNIFSVKGKVAIVTGGSRGVGLMIAKAFVKSGAKVYISSRDGEVCESIAKELSKDGTCESIPTDLSNQEGVISLAESFKLKEDKLDILVNNAGKTWGSTLKDYPIDKWDMVMKVNVGSPFHLIKELHPLLKISGSKEDPSRIINIGSPAAVLGSSLGAYAYNASKAAIHHLTRVLAKEFAKDNININTISPGPFPSKMTEFDTGDGVSFLDRAGQGTPIGRHGTEDDMMATSLFMASKASSYITGATIPLDGGVHLG
- the waaC gene encoding lipopolysaccharide heptosyltransferase I, which produces MKVLLIKLSSMGDLMHAFPAISEASSHYPDIQFDWVVDTNFGEVPSWHPNVRNILISNHRNWKKQLFSISSLKELKILKNEINAEAYDFVIDMQNNIKSAFISYLYKGEVFGMDKNSVREYPAHWAYSKSTSISKELHAIQRQNILMSRALEYKPNKENFNYGVDKTKFTKPKIEIPEEFVVIVQNASWHTKLWSKDNWRDLILYIEKLGFRSLLPSGNLQELDRATEITRKTNAIALDLMSLNEISYIINEAKFCVCSDTGLAHLSALVGTPSITLYGPTNKDLIGTMGANQYHVVGENKKMENILLKDIIKKIDLLGLANL
- a CDS encoding coniferyl aldehyde dehydrogenase — translated: MSEMIRVLEAQKKLNIEEGAPDYKLRTDRLDRCTAMVQEHKDEIIKVLQEDFGNRDPVMSSITEIETVVGPIKHAKKNLKKWMKVESRKAAIAPLGSLLRLLGAKAWIKYQPKGVVGIISPWNFPFQLAIAPMAGAIAAGNRIMLKPSEYTPASSELTKIMFNKYFDETEISVFTGDPSVGASFSALPFDHLLFTGGTEIAKHVMRAASENLVPLTLELGGKSPVIIGKGTDIPEVAQRVMQGKAMNAGQICLAPDYALIAKDDLDQFVEESVNVVTKMYPTLKDNNDYTSVINEKHYDRILKHVEDAKEKGADIVEINPGDEDFSQQAHYKIPPTLVLNPTDDMSIMQEEIFGPILPVKTYDNVSEAISYVNSKDRPLGLYYFGDDNSEQNLVINSTTSGGVTLNDVISHITMEDLPFGGVGPSGMGSYHGFDGFKEFSHAKATYRQSKINLNKLAGFVPPYKKTSKSKEL
- the trpS gene encoding tryptophan--tRNA ligase → MARLRVLTGITTSGRPHIGNLCGAILPAINESNNKDVDSFLFLADYHSLIKSQDPITTHHSSIEMAACWLACGLDLKKTTFYRQSDIPHIMELNWILSCVTEKGLLNRAHAYKAAVDKNNQKYPDKNINMGLFNYPILMASDILMFNANIIPVGQDQIQHVEIARDVATKFNHHYQKIFNLPEARIQKNKGILLGLDGQKMSKSYGNEISIFLDSNTLRKKVMKIKTNSLKPGEPKDPKSCTIFNLYSHFSSKEDLNNLSKQYENGISWGEAKELLFQLLDDNLSNYRKEYNKLIDDKQYLEGALTSGAEKAIQVSEPLIQEIRKLVGIRKIGD